DNA sequence from the Parasphingorhabdus cellanae genome:
ATTGGCCTTGCCTGGGGTTGGGTCATCGCCTTTCCCTTGCTTACGCTATTCACGTTCCTGCAGTCCTACCGCCACATCGGAATCAGCGCAGGTCAACTGGCTGGCGCAGTTTGGCCCGGCCTGTCGGCCTCCATCGCGATGGCAGCTATTGTATGGATTGCTGACCAGTTTTTGCCAGACATGATCGTTTATGCACGGTTTGCGATATTGGTTGCGATCGGCGGGCTTGCCTATGTCGGTTTGTTATGGCTGTTGGCGAAGCAGGCCTTGCTTGAAATATTCCAGCTGGTCGTTCGCAAAAAGGCGCCAGAATCCCAAACCGCGCCGGATCTTGCGGAAAGCCCCTCTTAAAAGCGCGCATTGCGTGGGAGCGAGCATCGGCTAGATCAATGGCATGTCTCACATATTATCTTTAGCCGCTGGCACACTTCCGGAATTTCTGCCCGATCAAGTTGCCCAAGCGGCCGGACAATCCGGTTTTAGTCATGTCGGCTTTACTATTGAGCCGGACAAGTGGAGCGCGGAACAAGCCAAAGCCACCAAGGCCGCGATCAAGCAACATGACCTGTTCGTGCTTGATGTCGAGGTTATCTGGATTCCCGAAGGCGGCGTGCTGACCGACGACCATCGGCTGATTATAGACGTGGGCGCAGAATTGGGCGCGCCCAATGTCCTGGTGGTTAGCGCCGAACCCGACCCCGACCGAACCGCTGCCGCATTACATCAACTCTGTGAATGGGCAGCACCGGCCAATATGAGGGTCTCGCTGGAATTTCTGATGATCACGGCGGTACAGTCGCTTGATACAGCTTTGGATATTGTCCACCGCTGCGATCATCCCGCTGCAGCCGTGTTGATCGATAGCTTGCATTTT
Encoded proteins:
- a CDS encoding sugar phosphate isomerase/epimerase family protein, which gives rise to MSHILSLAAGTLPEFLPDQVAQAAGQSGFSHVGFTIEPDKWSAEQAKATKAAIKQHDLFVLDVEVIWIPEGGVLTDDHRLIIDVGAELGAPNVLVVSAEPDPDRTAAALHQLCEWAAPANMRVSLEFLMITAVQSLDTALDIVHRCDHPAAAVLIDSLHFQRAGHAAADLKTVTGNLLHYSQICDGNLHCADDFDAYLEDAIDLRSAPGEGELPLIDILDALPMDIPLSLEVRSKTYRDQYPDPVERAKAVRVKSLAYLDKTGISIR